The DNA region tgttttccgtaggggtgaaattgtctcttcttatcgcccaaatacacttcttcttcaatccatgaagatctataggaaaggtaaaaacttgaactttgggtctagtcTTGCAGgggtttccttcgcataccggcaccacacacgagaaaggcatatttaacaaaaatgcctcacaaacaagtttctgaagcccaccgaatgaaattaaagaataacggaaacttcactattcacaaaaactctaattttcaccaacttaaccacaaaaatctaaggaatatggtaaaacaacgtaaaccacgtaatctccaacggcgatcctgggcgatccttccgcgggctctctttctcggtggtaatggccccatccgcaaaagaaaatagtcccacaccggatatgaatttttttatccagagtatccagaaacgaaatgactactgtgtcatatattaaatcacgagtttttaggaaatttgggcgtatgtgatacaattttatcgctgcatatgaatttgttagtgtactgtttaaaaccttcgtaccgcttcatacaaacgggacacggggacactatggagatatggacgcccgctggtaacattgaatcttccaagtggcattgaatgactagcgttgatggatctccaagactcttgtttaaaacgcgattcatgatctttagaagcaattgaactcttgaatgtggaacattatttttgtcccctactacgttcatttttggacttaaatttttgacgcctcggttgaaatttttccaagtggcattgaatgactagcgttgatggatctccgagaatcttgtttaaaacgcgattcatgatctttagaagcaattgaactctcgaatgtggaacattatttttgtcccctactacgttcatttttggacttaaatttttgacgcctcggttgaaaattttccaagtggcattgaatggctaacattgatgcatctccaagactcttgtttaaaacgcgattcatgatctttagaagcaattgaactctcgaatgtggaacattatttttgtcccctactaagttcatttttggacttgaatttttgacgcctcggttgaaaattttccaagtggcattgaatggctaacattgatggatctccaagaatcttgtttaaaacgcgattcatgatctttagaagcaattgaactctcggaggtggaacattattttggtcccctactaagttgatttttggactttagtttttgaggcctactttgaattgctgttatacaaattgtatacattgtgtacaaattgtatacattgtatacaaattgtatacattgtatacaaattgtatatgctgtatacagcatgtgaattaatacagtttatacaatttgtatacaatgtatacaaattgtattcaacctgtataaactgtatagaaattttatacggttttatacaattttttcatagggggtcTCACACTCAGGAAGTGCTGACTCCTCCATGCGATCTGGATTAGTGCGAGGAAATTGGCTTGAAGGGTTATTTGGGGGTGGAATACACAGCCTTTCCATAGAATCAGGATTCCAGGACTTCAGAATAAGGTCCGTTATGTCGTCAGAGGTGTGATTTGAGGCTCCCTCAGAAGCACATAAAAAACTCATTCTTAAGATTATCCTGTGAATAATAACAGTAACATTTGTTGGTTCGTTGACGACAGAGGTTAACAGAATTTGAAATCACGTcagaaaaataggaaaccaaGTTAACACGGTTTTTCCTTACTAAATAATAACTGCAGCCAAAAAGGCATTAATAGTGATAGATACAGCAAATGCAATTGGTAGCGAAACAAATTAAATGTGAAGCAATGAAACAACCACGGTCCATGCATTTCATGATGGGTAAAATACAATAATCTCCTTTTCAGTAATTACTGTGGTTGAGGGCATGAAGCAAAATCGAATGCAAAAGGACTTACCGCTTCCCTCCATCGGGCGAGATCTTCTTGCAAGGGTAGTCTTGCCTTGCTTCTGTCCTTCCTAGCCTCACGTCGTCGCTTGGTTCGGGATTGCAAACCTTTCCCTCCTTTAAGAACGTACATTTTGTACCTTCTTCCAGTACACCCTTCACCCCCAAGCTCTTCGCTGGAATTCATTACCACCAATAACGAAAAATGAAGCGACCagcaataaataatacctatagTACAATCGCAAGTTCATTCCTTAAAGGTTTTAAAGGTAATcacataaatactctacacagtaatataaactctatgggtATTTACATGGTCCGTTTGAAGATGGCTGGCACCAACATAGAGGGCATAAGCGGCTTAGGGAAACGAAACAAACGAATATCGCAACACCCACAATCCTTTGTTCCCTGTGTTGATACCAGTTGATACTCTACTGTACCATACGCCATATTGAAACTAGCAACACGCTCACGTGGTGAATGGTAAACTTCATATCCGTAAGACATGTATTTCGCGTACGTTCGATATGTGGAGGATAAGAAAACGGAGATTGTCCCTCAGACCCGGGTGAAACATTTGGACGGGGAGAAATTCTCTCCGGAGAGTGATGTCGATTTCGAGTTGACGAAATTGTACCTAGTGAAATGGGCCGGGGGAAGTGGGAGCAGTGAGGATGAAGAAGAAGTATTTTACGAGGCGAGAGTACTACGAATATGTAGGTCAGAGAGCTCCCTGAAGAAATGGGTGAGAACGAATTGTGAAGAAAGAAGACTCGCCGTGAGAAAGATCCCTTTCAGCCCTGAGCCCGAAAAGACGGCCGGGTCGTCACGGGCGGAGAAAGTGTTGGCGAAGCGAGTCGGTTCAGCGGAGGCTCAGGTAATCTTTAGTTTTAATTCTATCCCATGCTTCGAATTTGATACATTTCACtatcaaaattaaatgttaaaaccTTGCCAATCATGTGCCATTTTGCATGTTTTCCTTGGTGGTTAAATAGTTCTCCTAACGGTAACGTTGATTTCGTCTCTTACTACtctacagaaaaaaagaaaactgtcgATACAGACGGCAAGAAAAACGACACAATCTGAAATTCTGCAAAGGAATGCTGATACAGATCGTCGTAAGATCCGTGATCGCACTGAGGAGAGCAAGGAGATTTCGCGATTGAGGAGGAGATTGCAGGAGGCTGAGgagattattaaaattttgaaggaagaaaaagaggAGTATAAGAGGCAGTTCATTCGACTTTCTACGAACTTGGCTGACATCTCGAGTATTAACGTGGAACTGCATAGAATGATAGCAGGAAATCGTGCGGCAGTAAGCTCAGGACGGATTAATGGTGAGaaatattgtgattttaaatagaaatttgaatattatcatttaaattcatattattcCGAACTAATTGTCAGACTTCAGTGCAATGGCTTGGTTGGGAAAGTATTATATTGTTGTGTTAAGTAAATGTTATTCTTTCACAGGTCATGACGGGACTGCTGATGGCCAAATTCATTTGCATGTATCTTCAGCTGCTGTAGAGGAAACTGAAGGTAGAGAGAGATTGATACTGGCTGATGATGGTGCCAACGTGAACAGCATTTCTGGTGAGTAAAATATCTGAAGTAGCTGTTATGATATCCTCATTTAGTTCATATTATTAATCTTCCCGCTCTCTACTGTCACAGGTGCAGCACTTAAGGAGAAAGTAACGTCAACGGAAGTGCTATCCCTACCATGTAATGGCGACGATGGTAAGGAATGTTGaatgtgatggaaaatattttgtttgttttaatgGTGGGTGCAAAGCTTTTCAATAAttggcatgaaatatttttcattccagatTTTGTTCTGGATGACCCAATggatgaaaacaaagaaaattcgGAGTTAATTCATGGTGAGTTGCATTGCATGTTACAGAAGCAAGGCTATGCATAACAGTTACTGGGTTGAAACCCCATAAAGATGTTAGGGAGATATTAATGACTGTAGCCCCAACAAAGGAACCCACCAACATTTTCCTGGCTATACTTTTGATCCGAAGAGAATAATTTTAGAACCTCAAGTAGCCATCACTCTTACTGTTATATGCATattgcatttcattgcttgattgGGTATATGGGTGTTATTATAGCTTCCTTCTAATATTGTATCATTTAACCGACCATAACAATAACTacctcaaattttatatttttcttctttctctttagatgttgttgttgataatgctTCAAAAGAACCTGAGGTGTGCTCCCTCAACGATGACAAGACGGAGGTAAGGTTAAATCTCACTTACTGTTGTGAAGATTGAATTTACAAACCATATGCTACAATTATTAATCATACCTTTCAGATTTACATGGGTCACAACATCTGGCTCAGCACGGAGCAGTGGAATGGTGTCCGCAGTAACTCTGACGATTAGAAATTTGTGAAGGACTTGGCATTTGCCATTTATGGTCAAAGGCTTGAGAGAAAGAGTGTCACTGGGAGGAAGTGCCCGCGGAAGAATGAGCCTCCCAAAGAAGCAATGACTCCTTCGAAGCTTGCTGTGATAAGAGGTATGTGCTTGTCTGCCATTTACGTTGCAGCCGGTTCTTAGTAAAAATAGGTCTGATATCCCTGCATGTACTTGTGTAGTGTAAAAGGTTATGTCCTTGCCTTAGAAAGAGTTAAGCTATGGAGGTAGGCTTAGCTTTCATGATTAGGGGCTGCATTATAGTGCTCAAGAGGCCTATGTTAGCTCATAGGATGTTGGGATTGCTTTTGGTGCCTTGGTAGGCATTAGCATTAGAATCACAAAACCTGAACTACAGATTGGACAAAGATGACTTGTTGGCAATTTCAGTAGTTCCCAGGGtagcattttttttacacattggaggtcaattttattttcacatagtGTGACTGTGTACAAAATGTACTCTTTAGTGAACCAAATGTTAATTTCAATCAGCCTC from Ischnura elegans chromosome 13 unlocalized genomic scaffold, ioIscEleg1.1 SUPER_13_unloc_4, whole genome shotgun sequence includes:
- the LOC124173167 gene encoding uncharacterized protein LOC124173167: MYFAYVRYVEDKKTEIVPQTRVKHLDGEKFSPESDVDFELTKLYLVKWAGGSGSSEDEEEVFYEARVLRICRSESSLKKWVRTNCEERRLAVRKIPFSPEPEKTAGSSRAEKVLAKRVGSAEAQKKRKLSIQTARKTTQSEILQRNADTDRRKIRDRTEESKEISRLRRRLQEAEEIIKILKEEKEEYKRQFIRLSTNLADISSINVELHRMIAGNRAAVSSGRINGHDGTADGQIHLHVSSAAVEETEGRERLILADDGANVNSISGAALKEKVTSTEVLSLPCNGDDDFVLDDPMDENKENSELIHDVVVDNASKEPEVCSLNDDKTEIYMGHNIWLSTEQWNGVRSNSDD